DNA from Bacteroidota bacterium:
CTGGGATAAATACTACAAGCAAAGAGGAACATTAAGAATGGGAATTTATTTTGAAGGGAATTATTCCAACCAGACATTCTTCAATAACTATACGGCAAGTATTCTTGCTTCTCCGGTCTTTCAGCCACTGGCAGAAAGCAAAACATTGTTCCAGAAGAATTTCCGTGCGCATACCTATGCTGCGTTTGGATTAAAAAACATTATTACTATTAAGAACCGGTTTGATTTGCGAATTGAGGCATATGCTTACCAACCGTATCAGGAAATTGATCCGGCAACCAATAAATATTCTACCCCTTTCCTCCGAAGATATTTCATAGGAACCGCTGCTCTTGTTGGACATACTCCCATCGGACCCATCAGTTTCAGCGTAAATTATTATCACGAAGAAGTGCAACCGTTTACTTTTCTTTTTCACTTCGGATATATTATATTCAACAAAAAATCTACTGATTGAATGGTACGGATAACGAATAAAAACGAATCTACGAATGAGCGCTTTGGCTGTTATTCGTAAATTCGAAAAGATTAGTTATCCGAACAACATTATGAAAATTGTTTTAGAAAATATCGGCAAACGCTTTAACAGGGAATGGATATTCAGGAATGTGAGTTATGAATTTTTTTCACGAAATAAATATTCCATTCTGGGAACAAACGGGACGGGCAAATCAACTTTGCTGCAAATAATTGCAGGAAGCTTGAGCCAGAGCGAAGGAGAAATTAAGTCAGAAGTCAGAAGTCAGAAGTCAGAAGTGAACAACCAACAGCAAGAGTTTCTTTTCAAAAATATTTCATATGCTGCTCCTTATTTGGAATTACCCGAAGAAATGACATGGAAAGAAGCAGTGAAGTTTCAGGGGAAGTTTAAAAGATTTCTTACGAGTGACGAGGGACAAGGGACGAGGGACGAGGAAGAGAAAATAATTGAACTTTCAGGATTACAATCATCGGCAGAAAAACAAATCAGAAATTTTTCTTCGGGGATGAAACAACGGGCAAAACTTGCGCTGGCAATTTTATCTGACACGCCTCTGCTTCTGCTGGATGAGCCGACCACTAATCTGGATGAAAGCGGGGTGAAGTGG
Protein-coding regions in this window:
- a CDS encoding ABC transporter ATP-binding protein produces the protein MKIVLENIGKRFNREWIFRNVSYEFFSRNKYSILGTNGTGKSTLLQIIAGSLSQSEGEIKSEVRSQKSEVNNQQQEFLFKNISYAAPYLELPEEMTWKEAVKFQGKFKRFLTSDEGQGTRDEEEKIIELSGLQSSAEKQIRNFSSGMKQRAKLALAILSDTPLLLLDEPTTNLDESGVKWYQDLIAQYAKEKLVIVCSNYNKEEYSFCDKELVLKSY